Proteins encoded by one window of uncultured Fibrobacter sp.:
- a CDS encoding tetratricopeptide repeat protein yields the protein MNIRISAIALACLVGLSFSADPRMEQGARFEAKGDFEMALGEYRAVLAENPRDAAAYFAAAQVRMKMKDYSGALANYRLAYKFEPTMSAAYEGAAKVYEVLGQKAKADAERAKDPKNNPVVEEPIEAATVAEPAPEPAKAEPAKVAEPKPEPKPVEVAKPEPVKAAEAPKPVEPVKAEPAKVDAASNDPFEKGKALYAEGKYKEAAPMWREVLRKQPGHAGAYFYAGLTRYQLGEMDKAEFNLKKGLEYKEEGNDANYFLALIAKNNKKQDQELKFLAAYMKKAAPSAKYRAAAEARIAEIKAEKDSKNLPAAAPATETVAKVETKAESKPIESAPAKAVEEAPVAEPKVADIADAPSGAPTLANANLLYSAGSIESAVKMYKALLETEQQPEERYFTMLQLGNAYRELRDFHSAVVRYREVVQQFPDSDWAAEAERALEDAVWLEKHASELPRRTR from the coding sequence ATGAATATCCGTATTTCTGCGATTGCATTGGCATGTTTGGTGGGTCTATCGTTCAGTGCTGACCCGCGAATGGAACAAGGTGCCCGTTTCGAGGCGAAAGGCGATTTTGAAATGGCGCTCGGTGAATACCGCGCTGTTCTGGCCGAAAATCCGAGAGATGCTGCAGCCTACTTCGCCGCTGCGCAAGTTCGCATGAAAATGAAGGATTACAGCGGGGCGCTTGCCAACTACCGCCTTGCTTATAAGTTTGAACCGACGATGAGCGCCGCTTACGAAGGTGCCGCCAAGGTTTATGAAGTTCTCGGTCAAAAGGCGAAGGCCGATGCCGAACGCGCCAAGGATCCGAAGAATAATCCTGTTGTAGAAGAACCGATTGAAGCAGCAACTGTTGCAGAACCTGCTCCAGAACCGGCCAAGGCTGAACCTGCCAAGGTTGCCGAACCCAAGCCGGAACCGAAACCGGTCGAAGTGGCAAAGCCGGAACCTGTAAAGGCTGCTGAAGCTCCGAAGCCTGTGGAACCTGTGAAGGCAGAACCTGCTAAGGTTGATGCGGCTTCGAACGATCCGTTTGAAAAGGGCAAGGCACTCTATGCTGAAGGCAAGTACAAAGAAGCTGCTCCCATGTGGCGCGAAGTCTTGCGCAAGCAACCTGGACACGCTGGTGCGTATTTCTACGCGGGTCTGACCCGTTACCAACTCGGCGAAATGGATAAGGCCGAATTCAACCTGAAGAAGGGTCTTGAATACAAGGAAGAAGGTAACGATGCCAACTACTTCCTCGCCTTGATTGCAAAGAACAACAAGAAGCAAGATCAGGAACTCAAGTTCTTGGCCGCCTATATGAAGAAGGCTGCACCGAGTGCCAAGTACCGTGCTGCTGCCGAAGCCCGCATTGCTGAAATCAAGGCCGAAAAGGATTCGAAGAACCTGCCTGCCGCTGCTCCGGCAACCGAAACAGTTGCAAAGGTCGAAACGAAGGCTGAATCGAAACCGATCGAATCTGCTCCGGCAAAGGCTGTGGAAGAAGCTCCGGTTGCAGAACCGAAGGTGGCCGACATTGCCGATGCACCGTCTGGTGCACCGACGCTTGCCAATGCAAACTTGCTCTACAGTGCCGGTAGCATTGAATCGGCTGTCAAAATGTACAAGGCTTTGCTCGAAACCGAACAGCAGCCCGAAGAACGCTACTTTACCATGCTGCAGTTGGGCAATGCTTACCGCGAACTCCGCGATTTCCATAGCGCCGTGGTGCGTTACCGCGAAGTGGTGCAGCAGTTCCCGGATTCTGACTGGGCTGCCGAAGCCGAACGAGCACTCGAAGATGCCGTGTGGCTCGAAAAGCATGCTTCTGAGTTGCCGCGCAGAACTAGATAG
- a CDS encoding metalloregulator ArsR/SmtB family transcription factor produces the protein MADSLNTREPIVPSMDLFGAISDEMRLKILLLLDQAEFTVNEIKDILDIHQSNASRHLAKLSACNLLKDRRDGIKAYYRLSEELYLSTRMLSMIRDAYEELPDKDILKCRAAQVLEDRTDKTKGQIHKLDQAGGSLKAQISLFGRLMYPFENAVDVGCGEGGDLTLMLCNCCKRVTALDCDPKIISGLQKILKQKNIQNVTPKVADMVSTGLPDNFADLVLMSQVLHHAKDPRLALKEAVRILKRGGTLALLDLAQHKEESFRTTHGHIWLGFDRSQLEFFVKEFNCEVISSEIIPSENEVDKKLPVICMILKKK, from the coding sequence GTGGCAGATTCTTTAAATACTCGCGAACCGATTGTACCCAGCATGGACCTTTTCGGAGCCATTTCCGACGAAATGCGCCTCAAAATCTTGTTGCTTCTGGACCAGGCGGAATTCACCGTCAACGAAATCAAGGATATTCTGGATATCCACCAGAGTAACGCGAGCCGCCACTTGGCAAAGCTTTCTGCCTGCAATTTGCTCAAGGACCGCCGCGACGGCATCAAGGCCTACTACCGCTTGAGCGAAGAACTGTACCTGAGCACCCGCATGCTTTCGATGATTCGCGACGCCTACGAAGAACTGCCGGACAAGGACATTCTCAAGTGCCGTGCCGCCCAGGTGCTCGAAGACCGCACCGACAAGACCAAGGGCCAAATCCACAAGCTCGACCAGGCGGGTGGTAGCCTCAAGGCGCAAATTAGCCTGTTCGGCCGCCTCATGTACCCGTTCGAAAACGCGGTTGACGTGGGCTGTGGCGAAGGCGGCGACCTCACGCTCATGCTCTGCAACTGCTGCAAGCGAGTGACGGCCCTTGACTGTGACCCGAAAATCATCAGCGGTCTCCAGAAGATTTTAAAGCAGAAGAACATCCAGAACGTGACGCCCAAGGTGGCTGACATGGTCAGCACGGGCCTGCCCGACAACTTTGCCGACCTCGTGCTCATGAGCCAGGTGCTTCACCACGCCAAGGATCCGCGCCTTGCCCTCAAGGAGGCGGTTCGTATCCTCAAGCGCGGCGGTACGCTTGCCCTGCTTGACTTGGCGCAGCACAAGGAAGAATCCTTCCGCACCACGCATGGTCACATTTGGCTTGGCTTTGACCGCAGTCAGCTCGAATTCTTTGTCAAGGAATTCAACTGCGAAGTCATTTCCAGCGAAATCATCCCGAGCGAAAACGAAGTCGACAAGAAGCTGCCCGTCATCTGCATGATTCTGAAAAAGAAATAG
- a CDS encoding phosphatase PAP2 family protein, whose protein sequence is MRIFKRSLIVGILFLMGFAQASEAERPTYKLSLENDIPVTLAAGGMFGIGMFLYSRMDTPTALRDKDDFLPWDKPLVGRYSENADKASDIGSVFAIAPLVVGGIAWHDGSSTGSEFATFTLMFLQAIGIGNGINLTMRSLEIWPRPYMYAESGEGREKAENAKSEAYGSFFSGHATAAFTVATFTDQWFRTAYPNSPYKGIMRASAYSLATLESVLRIAAGKHYFTDVLVGALVGTGVSIGILEMHKKRDEKYSFWVGPNVAGVTLRF, encoded by the coding sequence ATGCGAATTTTCAAAAGGTCACTGATTGTAGGCATTCTGTTCTTGATGGGTTTTGCCCAAGCTTCCGAAGCGGAACGCCCTACCTACAAGTTAAGCCTTGAAAACGACATCCCGGTCACATTGGCCGCGGGCGGCATGTTCGGAATAGGCATGTTCCTTTATTCCCGCATGGACACCCCCACCGCCTTAAGAGACAAAGACGACTTTTTGCCCTGGGACAAGCCCCTAGTTGGCCGCTACAGCGAAAACGCCGACAAGGCAAGCGACATCGGGTCCGTTTTCGCCATAGCTCCGCTTGTGGTCGGCGGCATCGCCTGGCACGACGGAAGTTCCACCGGCAGCGAATTCGCCACATTCACCTTGATGTTTTTGCAGGCCATTGGCATCGGAAACGGAATCAACCTGACCATGCGCTCGCTCGAAATCTGGCCACGCCCCTACATGTATGCAGAATCGGGCGAAGGGCGCGAAAAAGCCGAAAACGCCAAATCGGAGGCCTACGGGTCGTTCTTTTCGGGGCATGCGACCGCCGCATTTACCGTCGCCACCTTTACCGACCAATGGTTCAGGACCGCTTATCCGAACTCCCCATACAAAGGAATCATGAGGGCCAGTGCCTACTCGCTTGCTACCCTCGAAAGCGTGCTTCGCATCGCCGCGGGTAAACATTACTTTACAGACGTGCTGGTTGGAGCGCTTGTCGGTACAGGCGTTAGTATCGGAATCCTGGAGATGCACAAAAAACGAGACGAAAAGTACTCATTTTGGGTAGGGCCGAATGTTGCCGGAGTCACACTCCGATTTTGA
- a CDS encoding FISUMP domain-containing protein has product MFGIKFNRLVAATAVLALCCGASFAAGPKKMGMHKMTKVSAKKTNLVHKGKTAKLEQPEQNLSEEELFALALESKNISKDGNTLTDTRDGKTYKVEIRGDKAWMKNNLSYSLSTPKQCLLEDEGNCKKFGRFYSHKEASKACPNGWHLPNDGEWRDYQKDQSKLDWNNLGKGGCKDWDGYCEGDNTGHYWSASKVKKNTARSWEFRSMAHSINRTDESLSKGLYVRCVADLR; this is encoded by the coding sequence ATGTTCGGTATCAAGTTCAATCGTCTGGTCGCTGCAACTGCAGTTCTCGCCCTTTGCTGTGGAGCAAGCTTTGCCGCCGGTCCTAAGAAGATGGGCATGCACAAGATGACGAAGGTTTCCGCCAAGAAGACGAACCTGGTTCACAAAGGCAAGACTGCCAAGCTCGAACAACCCGAACAGAACTTGAGCGAAGAAGAACTCTTTGCACTTGCTCTCGAAAGCAAGAACATTTCCAAGGACGGCAACACGCTCACCGACACCCGCGACGGCAAGACCTACAAAGTTGAAATTCGTGGCGACAAGGCATGGATGAAGAACAATCTCTCCTACAGCCTTTCTACCCCCAAGCAGTGCCTGCTCGAAGACGAAGGCAACTGCAAGAAATTCGGACGTTTCTACAGCCACAAGGAAGCCTCCAAGGCATGCCCCAACGGCTGGCACCTCCCCAACGACGGCGAATGGCGCGACTACCAGAAAGATCAGTCCAAGCTGGACTGGAACAACCTGGGCAAGGGCGGCTGCAAGGACTGGGACGGTTACTGCGAAGGCGATAACACCGGTCACTACTGGTCCGCTTCCAAGGTGAAAAAGAACACCGCCCGTTCCTGGGAATTCCGCAGCATGGCCCACAGCATCAACCGCACCGACGAAAGCCTCTCTAAAGGCCTCTACGTGCGCTGCGTGGCCGACCTCCGATAA
- a CDS encoding HAD hydrolase-like protein, giving the protein MPKRTPIKAVVFDLDGTLYLSGRPYPKAVKTVCRVAKQVPVYYLSNNTSKSPVFYENRLKVMGLPLADDAIISALYLSLDAIHEEGIKNVFFFANPEVTEWFAAQDPTLNLRPDVADTELVLIAYHNSFDYRELCELSFRVQRKIPFWVTHTDFVCPDANGPVPDIGSFMALLKTAYGVEPERSFGKPNPAMLSGLLKKYKPEEILFVGDRLYTDFELAKRSGCRFVLPLCGETKQQDLDKLTEKPEFVVDMVSDIDFDSFFKGEI; this is encoded by the coding sequence ATGCCGAAGCGCACCCCTATAAAAGCTGTCGTATTTGACCTCGACGGAACCTTGTACCTGAGTGGCCGCCCCTACCCGAAGGCGGTCAAGACGGTTTGCCGCGTCGCCAAGCAAGTGCCTGTCTACTATTTGAGCAACAATACCAGCAAGTCGCCGGTCTTCTACGAAAACCGCCTCAAGGTCATGGGCCTTCCGCTTGCTGACGATGCCATTATCTCGGCTTTGTACCTTTCGCTCGATGCCATTCACGAAGAAGGCATCAAGAACGTGTTCTTCTTTGCAAACCCCGAAGTCACGGAATGGTTTGCCGCCCAAGATCCGACACTCAACCTGCGTCCGGACGTTGCCGACACGGAACTCGTGCTGATTGCTTACCATAACAGCTTCGACTACCGCGAACTTTGCGAACTGTCGTTCCGCGTGCAGCGCAAGATTCCGTTCTGGGTCACACATACCGACTTTGTCTGCCCCGATGCAAACGGCCCCGTGCCTGATATCGGAAGCTTCATGGCGCTCCTTAAGACCGCTTACGGCGTAGAACCGGAACGCAGCTTTGGCAAGCCGAATCCTGCCATGCTTTCGGGCCTTCTCAAAAAGTACAAGCCCGAAGAGATCCTATTCGTGGGCGACCGCCTGTATACGGACTTTGAACTGGCCAAGCGCAGCGGCTGTCGCTTTGTGCTCCCGCTCTGTGGCGAAACCAAACAGCAAGATTTGGACAAACTGACCGAAAAACCCGAGTTTGTGGTCGACATGGTGAGCGATATCGATTTTGATTCATTCTTCAAGGGTGAAATCTGA
- a CDS encoding 16S rRNA (uracil(1498)-N(3))-methyltransferase: protein MFLKIAKDSIFGYMKTPDSRFYCPLISVGTITLDENESTHAVRVCRACAGDVLQLSDGVGHFADAVIDVADAKACVVRVDKVIEAERPRPKVSLGIACLKDDALEEVVFHAAQTEIDKIIFLRTDFSQEPKNSDLKKTVRRAELKSLVSLKQSKKAWMTAIEGPVEFDKWLESYKGDLILCDIDGERQLNLSGDGSGANENDAPITLLVGPEGGFSPREIEAIKTFQNGKVHLLNLGNTRLRARTAAIIALGKIL from the coding sequence ATGTTCCTCAAAATAGCAAAAGATTCTATCTTTGGTTACATGAAGACACCCGATAGTCGCTTTTATTGCCCGCTGATTTCGGTCGGCACCATTACCCTTGACGAGAACGAGAGTACGCACGCAGTGCGCGTGTGCAGGGCGTGCGCAGGCGATGTTTTGCAGCTGTCCGATGGCGTGGGGCACTTCGCTGACGCAGTCATCGATGTGGCCGACGCAAAGGCCTGTGTAGTTCGGGTGGACAAAGTGATCGAGGCGGAACGCCCGCGGCCCAAGGTGTCGCTCGGGATAGCCTGTCTTAAGGACGACGCCTTGGAAGAAGTCGTATTCCATGCGGCGCAAACCGAAATCGACAAAATCATCTTCTTGCGCACGGACTTTTCGCAGGAGCCCAAGAACTCCGACTTAAAAAAGACCGTGCGCCGCGCCGAGCTCAAGAGCCTCGTGAGCCTGAAGCAATCCAAGAAAGCCTGGATGACCGCAATCGAAGGCCCCGTCGAATTCGACAAGTGGCTTGAAAGCTACAAGGGCGACTTAATTCTCTGCGACATCGATGGAGAACGCCAACTGAACTTGAGTGGCGACGGCTCGGGCGCAAATGAGAATGATGCGCCCATCACCCTGCTCGTCGGCCCCGAAGGCGGATTCTCGCCGCGCGAGATAGAAGCGATAAAGACCTTCCAGAACGGGAAGGTCCACTTACTGAATTTGGGCAATACGCGCTTGCGTGCACGCACTGCCGCGATTATTGCGCTAGGAAAAATCCTCTAA
- a CDS encoding InlB B-repeat-containing protein, with protein MKRFWVLALAAAAFAGAAITPETPSKDADGCYAISTVEELFGFADIVNTSATHDECGKLTANIIVNKPGQEDGTVKWEPISFFSGSFDGQGHTIEGLALGNSTTNEVPALPNAGLFGVVSSRNSLSPVRIKNLTLKGVNFFDIDNGGGLIGKIDSLSNEVVVENCDVEISIGVLRLEEDVRGYRGGLVGLHQGGWLTIKESHVEGHFYGAGTNAGLVAGTTGTVRIFNSYCQNNFSDAAEAALVGTATNANVYVENSYALSRYTPSDQWNGVYNLVGKTENSYVKYSNVFRMHMVFFSETPPEGVHEFYDEQVEDGTIARVLHLFKSGNVDGSVWGQNVGTDEYPTLSGKIDGGPSLKLSALHLITYDADTVTYSKQYIEGIESSLPLPERKDYEFAGWYDNENFYGKSTTTIPKDATGDKTFYAKWWHIPKFVNNCYEIALIDELYYFANLYNRQQYSKNTCVKLTADLVDNKKVVVGDSLNTADSSKFCAWTPIQKFKGTFDGQGHSISGLIFVGNDGNPNAGLFASVGEENDVSDEVVIKNLGIKDSYFEGRRKSGSLVGQSASGTNLYVYNVYSECVINSWNTDIGGLIGAFNADSEKQSLLYLVNAYHKGHVGGGSYVGGLVGSIEDAKAFIVNAYHSGLVQGGSTVGGLVGEVTGGDDSRTFMAYVYNDGLVNASRGAVAGGLIANQYTSTTIQNAYNAGDVTAKTRSVGGIVSQSSNPIVLTNVFNKGTLLPDSYSDALVAETNKNYKLTADNVFFFESVPSKNGGSAATADAFADLSLAKKLHDYAKGDVNGEGWTQAAGDPYPNFKKDVVEAYAEQFIVTPSEPSSSSSSVVESSSSSESGKTSPVVSRAVSLVNVRSVGRMVEISGMQAGEAYALLDMQGRLLQRGYASGSSVSLNVVRSGRYLVRVAGQVKVVTVR; from the coding sequence ATGAAAAGATTTTGGGTTTTAGCTCTTGCCGCAGCTGCATTTGCAGGAGCGGCTATTACGCCAGAAACGCCGTCGAAAGATGCCGACGGCTGCTACGCCATTTCTACTGTCGAAGAACTTTTCGGCTTTGCCGATATTGTGAATACCTCTGCGACGCATGACGAATGTGGTAAGCTCACTGCCAACATTATAGTGAATAAACCTGGCCAAGAAGACGGTACCGTCAAATGGGAACCCATTTCATTTTTTAGCGGGTCTTTTGATGGCCAAGGTCATACTATTGAGGGACTTGCCCTTGGTAATTCGACAACGAACGAAGTACCTGCTTTGCCAAATGCGGGCCTCTTTGGTGTTGTTTCCAGTAGAAATTCTCTGTCGCCAGTGCGTATCAAGAATTTGACTTTAAAAGGGGTGAACTTTTTTGATATAGATAATGGTGGCGGTTTAATTGGCAAAATAGATTCGCTGAGCAATGAAGTTGTTGTTGAAAATTGTGATGTAGAAATCTCCATTGGAGTACTTAGATTAGAAGAGGATGTCAGAGGGTACAGAGGCGGCTTGGTCGGTTTGCACCAAGGTGGATGGCTGACTATTAAAGAGTCTCATGTTGAGGGGCATTTCTATGGTGCAGGAACCAATGCGGGCTTGGTTGCGGGAACTACTGGTACGGTAAGGATTTTTAATTCGTACTGCCAAAACAACTTCTCTGATGCAGCGGAAGCGGCTCTCGTTGGTACTGCAACAAATGCAAATGTATATGTCGAAAACAGCTATGCGCTCTCTAGATATACACCTAGCGATCAATGGAATGGCGTTTATAACCTTGTAGGTAAAACGGAAAATTCTTACGTTAAGTACAGTAATGTTTTCCGTATGCATATGGTGTTTTTTAGTGAAACACCCCCCGAAGGCGTTCATGAATTTTACGACGAACAGGTTGAAGACGGAACCATTGCTCGTGTCCTGCATCTTTTTAAAAGTGGAAATGTGGATGGAAGCGTGTGGGGACAAAATGTTGGCACAGATGAATATCCGACTCTATCGGGGAAAATCGATGGTGGCCCATCTCTCAAGTTGTCCGCTTTGCACTTGATTACCTATGACGCTGATACGGTGACGTATAGTAAACAGTATATTGAAGGAATTGAAAGCTCGCTTCCCTTACCCGAACGTAAAGATTATGAATTTGCGGGGTGGTATGATAATGAAAATTTTTACGGTAAGTCAACGACGACGATTCCAAAAGACGCTACTGGTGATAAAACGTTTTACGCTAAGTGGTGGCATATTCCCAAATTCGTCAACAATTGTTATGAAATCGCGTTGATTGACGAACTGTATTATTTTGCCAATCTGTATAATCGACAGCAATATTCTAAAAATACATGTGTCAAATTAACGGCAGACCTTGTGGATAACAAGAAGGTGGTTGTCGGTGATTCGCTCAATACTGCAGATTCCTCGAAGTTCTGTGCTTGGACTCCCATTCAAAAGTTTAAGGGAACATTCGATGGCCAAGGGCACTCTATTTCGGGTTTGATTTTTGTGGGGAATGATGGTAATCCAAATGCGGGACTTTTCGCTTCCGTTGGTGAAGAAAACGATGTCTCGGATGAGGTGGTTATTAAGAATTTGGGAATAAAGGATTCCTATTTTGAAGGAAGAAGAAAGTCAGGAAGTCTTGTAGGACAATCTGCTAGTGGGACTAATTTGTATGTGTACAATGTCTATAGCGAATGCGTCATTAATTCTTGGAACACTGATATTGGTGGGCTGATTGGAGCCTTCAATGCAGACTCTGAAAAGCAATCGCTTTTGTATCTTGTAAATGCTTATCATAAGGGTCACGTTGGTGGGGGTAGTTATGTGGGAGGCCTTGTTGGCAGTATTGAAGATGCCAAGGCATTCATTGTGAACGCGTATCATTCGGGTCTTGTTCAAGGAGGTTCGACTGTTGGCGGCTTGGTGGGCGAAGTGACGGGTGGTGATGATTCTCGTACGTTCATGGCGTATGTTTATAATGACGGACTAGTCAATGCGTCAAGGGGCGCAGTTGCTGGTGGATTAATCGCGAACCAATATACATCGACAACCATTCAGAACGCCTATAACGCTGGAGATGTGACTGCAAAGACTCGATCTGTGGGTGGAATTGTATCCCAATCGTCTAATCCCATCGTTTTGACGAATGTGTTCAATAAAGGAACTCTTTTGCCGGATTCCTATTCGGACGCGCTTGTTGCAGAGACTAACAAAAATTATAAGTTGACGGCAGATAATGTGTTCTTCTTTGAATCTGTGCCTTCAAAGAATGGCGGCTCGGCAGCAACGGCAGATGCGTTTGCAGACTTGTCTCTTGCTAAAAAATTGCATGATTACGCTAAAGGTGACGTTAACGGCGAAGGATGGACCCAAGCTGCAGGCGATCCGTATCCGAATTTCAAAAAGGATGTTGTGGAAGCCTATGCAGAACAATTTATCGTGACTCCGTCTGAACCCAGTTCGAGTAGTTCCTCGGTGGTGGAATCCAGTTCTTCCAGCGAATCCGGCAAGACTTCGCCGGTCGTTTCTCGCGCGGTGTCCCTTGTGAACGTTCGCAGCGTTGGCCGCATGGTTGAAATCTCGGGAATGCAAGCGGGCGAGGCCTACGCCCTCCTGGATATGCAGGGAAGGCTCTTGCAGCGCGGTTACGCAAGTGGCTCAAGCGTGAGCCTGAATGTCGTGCGTTCCGGTCGCTACTTGGTCCGGGTCGCGGGTCAAGTGAAAGTGGTTACAGTTCGTTGA
- the purT gene encoding formate-dependent phosphoribosylglycinamide formyltransferase, which produces MAEIGTPLSSSATKVLFCGAGELGKEVIIEMMRLGVEVIAVDRYANAPGMQVAHRSHVINMLDGAELRRVIELEKPDYIVPEVEAIATDTLVELEKEGYNVIPTAKATKLTMNREGIRRLAAEELGIKTSPYRFADNFEDFKAAVKEIGIPCVIKPVMSSSGHGQSVIKTEADIQKSWDISQHEGRTGHASRVIVEGFVPFDYEITLLTVRHVAGTSFLEPIGHHQVGGDYQESWQPQSMKPELLEQAKVIAKKVTDALGGRGIFGVELFVCKDEVLFSEVSPRPHDTGMVTLISQDLSEFALHARAILGLPIPNIAFHGPSASKAIVVDGNSDHVKFGGLEEVLAEPDTALRLFGKPELKGHRRLGVLLARRNTVEEAKAQVMAMREKVKVTL; this is translated from the coding sequence ATGGCAGAAATCGGTACACCTCTAAGTTCTAGTGCAACCAAGGTCCTCTTTTGCGGGGCCGGCGAACTGGGTAAAGAAGTTATCATCGAAATGATGCGTCTCGGCGTCGAAGTCATTGCCGTAGACCGTTATGCCAATGCTCCTGGCATGCAGGTGGCTCACCGCAGTCACGTGATTAACATGCTCGACGGTGCCGAACTCCGCCGCGTGATTGAACTTGAAAAGCCGGACTACATTGTTCCCGAAGTCGAAGCCATTGCGACCGACACGCTCGTGGAACTCGAAAAAGAAGGCTACAACGTCATTCCGACGGCCAAGGCCACCAAGCTTACCATGAACCGCGAAGGAATTCGCCGTCTGGCCGCCGAAGAACTCGGCATCAAGACGAGCCCGTACCGTTTCGCCGACAATTTTGAAGACTTCAAGGCTGCCGTCAAGGAAATCGGCATTCCGTGCGTGATCAAGCCGGTCATGAGTTCCTCGGGCCACGGCCAGAGCGTCATCAAGACCGAAGCAGACATCCAGAAGTCTTGGGACATTTCTCAGCACGAAGGCCGCACGGGCCACGCTAGCCGCGTGATCGTGGAAGGCTTTGTGCCGTTCGATTACGAAATTACATTGCTCACGGTTCGCCATGTGGCGGGCACGAGCTTCCTGGAACCGATCGGCCACCACCAGGTGGGCGGCGACTACCAGGAATCTTGGCAGCCGCAGTCGATGAAGCCGGAACTGCTGGAACAGGCCAAGGTGATTGCAAAGAAGGTCACCGACGCTCTCGGCGGTCGTGGCATCTTTGGCGTAGAACTCTTTGTGTGCAAGGACGAAGTCCTGTTCAGCGAAGTCTCTCCGCGCCCGCACGATACCGGCATGGTGACACTCATCAGCCAGGATCTTTCTGAATTTGCGCTGCATGCCCGCGCCATTCTCGGCCTGCCTATTCCGAACATTGCTTTCCACGGCCCGAGTGCCTCGAAGGCCATCGTGGTCGACGGCAATTCCGACCACGTGAAGTTTGGCGGCCTCGAAGAAGTGCTTGCAGAACCTGACACCGCGCTTCGCCTGTTCGGCAAGCCCGAACTCAAGGGCCACCGTCGCTTGGGCGTGCTGCTTGCTCGCCGCAATACGGTGGAAGAAGCCAAGGCCCAGGTCATGGCCATGCGCGAAAAAGTCAAAGTGACTTTGTAG